From Anopheles funestus chromosome 3RL, idAnoFuneDA-416_04, whole genome shotgun sequence, a single genomic window includes:
- the LOC125769845 gene encoding uncharacterized protein LOC125769845 isoform X1, with the protein MWHLWIVLLIFTADFSFSDGTVYGSVNEGPDDTGHGSPSSFSSSRSLPSQPIDFVDTRPAGLERDHVNEAARKEMDLFSQLKHMQHLSRNGPHRSTPYTASESEMAGVRRSLATVLQVLLPYGRLQQRPHLSAVDQDPFDEEELLGEPLIPDRPNSANYLLHGKLVQIGPRQRTTAFGSPTTEPESRSEGTADETFGTVGQKRAAALRSTMARRSHIMPAVSGGGGGGGGGGGGGGGGGMDDGSFMPSISVGEFYGALTNLGDFFQNLKQNLESLESKNLNNDQVKLLEGQNMISNLRKGFFYSRVCRGVSQAGGQCRFPTRHPELSALAPDSGTGVYRAGALPWYELSRSRLHACRTRKMSYPPTIRPPHSVLLATC; encoded by the exons ATGTGGCACCTGTGGATTGTTCTATTGATATTTACGGCAG ATTTCTCCTTTTCAGACGGAACTGTGTACGGCAGCGTTAACGAAGGTCCCGATGATACCGGCCATGGTTCACCGTCATCGTTTTCCAGCTCCAGATCACTACCGTCCCAACCCATAGACTTCGTCGACACACGTCCTGCTGGGTTGGAGCGGGATCACGTCAACGAAGCCGCGCGGAAGGAGATGGATCTGTTTAGCCAGTTGAAACACATGCAGCATCTGTCGCGCAACGGTCCACACCGATCAACACCGTACACCGCGTCCGAGTCCGAGATGGCCGGTGTCAGAAGATCGCTAGCAACAGTGCTGCAGGTGTTGCTGCCGTACGGCCGACTACAGCAACGTCCACATCTGTCAGCCGTGGATCAAGACCCGTTCGACGAGGAAGAACTGCTCGGTGAACCACTGATACCCGATCGACCCAATTCGGCGAACTATCTGCTTCATGGCAAGCTGGTCCAGATTGGCCCAAGGCAGCGTACAACCGCATTCGGAAGCCCGACTACCGAGCCTGAAAGTCGCAGTGAAGGAACGGCAGATGAAACGTTTGGAACCGTTGGCCAGAAGCGTGCGGCGGCCCTTCGTTCGACGATGGCTCGCCGATCACACATTATGCCTGCAGTTTCGGGTGGCGGTGGAGGAGGCGGCGGAGGAGGCGGAGGTGGAGGTGGAGGAGGGATGGATGATGGCAGCTTTATGCCTTCCATCAGTGTTGGTGAGTTTTACG GTGCGCTAACAAACTTGGGCGATTTCTTCCAAAATCTCAAGCAAAACCTGGAATCGCTAGAGTCGAAAAATCTGAACAACGATCAGGTGAAGCTGCTCGAGGGACAAAACATGATCAGCAATCTGCGCAAAg GGTTCTTCTATTCCAGAGTTTGTCGAGGAGTATCCCAAGCCGGCGGGCAGTGCCGCTTTCCTACACGCCATCCGGAACTATCGGCCCTCGCACCGGATTCGGGCACTGGTGTCTACCGTGCCGGAGCTTTACCGTGGTACGAACTTTCACGATCCCGTCTACATGCTTGCCGGACTCGGAAAATGAGCTACCCGCCAACGATCCGGCCACCCCATTCGGTCCTGTTGGCCACATGCTAG
- the LOC125769845 gene encoding uncharacterized protein LOC125769845 isoform X3: MWHLWIVLLIFTADFSFSDGTVYGSVNEGPDDTGHGSPSSFSSSRSLPSQPIDFVDTRPAGLERDHVNEAARKEMDLFSQLKHMQHLSRNGPHRSTPYTASESEMAGVRRSLATVLQVLLPYGRLQQRPHLSAVDQDPFDEEELLGEPLIPDRPNSANYLLHGKLVQIGPRQRTTAFGSPTTEPESRSEGTADETFGTVGQKRAAALRSTMARRSHIMPAVSGGGGGGGGGGGGGGGGGMDDGSFMPSISVGEFYGALTNLGDFFQNLKQNLESLESKNLNNDQVKLLEGQNMISNLRKEFVEEYPKPAGSAAFLHAIRNYRPSHRIRALVSTVPELYRGTNFHDPVYMLAGLGK; the protein is encoded by the exons ATGTGGCACCTGTGGATTGTTCTATTGATATTTACGGCAG ATTTCTCCTTTTCAGACGGAACTGTGTACGGCAGCGTTAACGAAGGTCCCGATGATACCGGCCATGGTTCACCGTCATCGTTTTCCAGCTCCAGATCACTACCGTCCCAACCCATAGACTTCGTCGACACACGTCCTGCTGGGTTGGAGCGGGATCACGTCAACGAAGCCGCGCGGAAGGAGATGGATCTGTTTAGCCAGTTGAAACACATGCAGCATCTGTCGCGCAACGGTCCACACCGATCAACACCGTACACCGCGTCCGAGTCCGAGATGGCCGGTGTCAGAAGATCGCTAGCAACAGTGCTGCAGGTGTTGCTGCCGTACGGCCGACTACAGCAACGTCCACATCTGTCAGCCGTGGATCAAGACCCGTTCGACGAGGAAGAACTGCTCGGTGAACCACTGATACCCGATCGACCCAATTCGGCGAACTATCTGCTTCATGGCAAGCTGGTCCAGATTGGCCCAAGGCAGCGTACAACCGCATTCGGAAGCCCGACTACCGAGCCTGAAAGTCGCAGTGAAGGAACGGCAGATGAAACGTTTGGAACCGTTGGCCAGAAGCGTGCGGCGGCCCTTCGTTCGACGATGGCTCGCCGATCACACATTATGCCTGCAGTTTCGGGTGGCGGTGGAGGAGGCGGCGGAGGAGGCGGAGGTGGAGGTGGAGGAGGGATGGATGATGGCAGCTTTATGCCTTCCATCAGTGTTGGTGAGTTTTACG GTGCGCTAACAAACTTGGGCGATTTCTTCCAAAATCTCAAGCAAAACCTGGAATCGCTAGAGTCGAAAAATCTGAACAACGATCAGGTGAAGCTGCTCGAGGGACAAAACATGATCAGCAATCTGCGCAAAg AGTTTGTCGAGGAGTATCCCAAGCCGGCGGGCAGTGCCGCTTTCCTACACGCCATCCGGAACTATCGGCCCTCGCACCGGATTCGGGCACTGGTGTCTACCGTGCCGGAGCTTTACCGTGGTACGAACTTTCACGATCCCGTCTACATGCTTGCCGGACTCGGAAAATGA
- the LOC125769845 gene encoding uncharacterized protein LOC125769845 isoform X2, with translation MWHLWIVLLIFTADFSFSDGTVYGSVNEGPDDTGHGSPSSFSSSRSLPSQPIDFVDTRPAGLERDHVNEAARKEMDLFSQLKHMQHLSRNGPHRSTPYTASESEMAGVRRSLATVLQVLLPYGRLQQRPHLSAVDQDPFDEEELLGEPLIPDRPNSANYLLHGKLVQIGPRQRTTAFGSPTTEPESRSEGTADETFGTVGQKRAAALRSTMARRSHIMPAVSGGGGGGGGGGGGGGGGGMDDGSFMPSISVGALTNLGDFFQNLKQNLESLESKNLNNDQVKLLEGQNMISNLRKGFFYSRVCRGVSQAGGQCRFPTRHPELSALAPDSGTGVYRAGALPWYELSRSRLHACRTRKMSYPPTIRPPHSVLLATC, from the exons ATGTGGCACCTGTGGATTGTTCTATTGATATTTACGGCAG ATTTCTCCTTTTCAGACGGAACTGTGTACGGCAGCGTTAACGAAGGTCCCGATGATACCGGCCATGGTTCACCGTCATCGTTTTCCAGCTCCAGATCACTACCGTCCCAACCCATAGACTTCGTCGACACACGTCCTGCTGGGTTGGAGCGGGATCACGTCAACGAAGCCGCGCGGAAGGAGATGGATCTGTTTAGCCAGTTGAAACACATGCAGCATCTGTCGCGCAACGGTCCACACCGATCAACACCGTACACCGCGTCCGAGTCCGAGATGGCCGGTGTCAGAAGATCGCTAGCAACAGTGCTGCAGGTGTTGCTGCCGTACGGCCGACTACAGCAACGTCCACATCTGTCAGCCGTGGATCAAGACCCGTTCGACGAGGAAGAACTGCTCGGTGAACCACTGATACCCGATCGACCCAATTCGGCGAACTATCTGCTTCATGGCAAGCTGGTCCAGATTGGCCCAAGGCAGCGTACAACCGCATTCGGAAGCCCGACTACCGAGCCTGAAAGTCGCAGTGAAGGAACGGCAGATGAAACGTTTGGAACCGTTGGCCAGAAGCGTGCGGCGGCCCTTCGTTCGACGATGGCTCGCCGATCACACATTATGCCTGCAGTTTCGGGTGGCGGTGGAGGAGGCGGCGGAGGAGGCGGAGGTGGAGGTGGAGGAGGGATGGATGATGGCAGCTTTATGCCTTCCATCAGTGTTG GTGCGCTAACAAACTTGGGCGATTTCTTCCAAAATCTCAAGCAAAACCTGGAATCGCTAGAGTCGAAAAATCTGAACAACGATCAGGTGAAGCTGCTCGAGGGACAAAACATGATCAGCAATCTGCGCAAAg GGTTCTTCTATTCCAGAGTTTGTCGAGGAGTATCCCAAGCCGGCGGGCAGTGCCGCTTTCCTACACGCCATCCGGAACTATCGGCCCTCGCACCGGATTCGGGCACTGGTGTCTACCGTGCCGGAGCTTTACCGTGGTACGAACTTTCACGATCCCGTCTACATGCTTGCCGGACTCGGAAAATGAGCTACCCGCCAACGATCCGGCCACCCCATTCGGTCCTGTTGGCCACATGCTAG
- the LOC125769845 gene encoding uncharacterized protein LOC125769845 isoform X4 → MWHLWIVLLIFTADFSFSDGTVYGSVNEGPDDTGHGSPSSFSSSRSLPSQPIDFVDTRPAGLERDHVNEAARKEMDLFSQLKHMQHLSRNGPHRSTPYTASESEMAGVRRSLATVLQVLLPYGRLQQRPHLSAVDQDPFDEEELLGEPLIPDRPNSANYLLHGKLVQIGPRQRTTAFGSPTTEPESRSEGTADETFGTVGQKRAAALRSTMARRSHIMPAVSGGGGGGGGGGGGGGGGGMDDGSFMPSISVGALTNLGDFFQNLKQNLESLESKNLNNDQVKLLEGQNMISNLRKEFVEEYPKPAGSAAFLHAIRNYRPSHRIRALVSTVPELYRGTNFHDPVYMLAGLGK, encoded by the exons ATGTGGCACCTGTGGATTGTTCTATTGATATTTACGGCAG ATTTCTCCTTTTCAGACGGAACTGTGTACGGCAGCGTTAACGAAGGTCCCGATGATACCGGCCATGGTTCACCGTCATCGTTTTCCAGCTCCAGATCACTACCGTCCCAACCCATAGACTTCGTCGACACACGTCCTGCTGGGTTGGAGCGGGATCACGTCAACGAAGCCGCGCGGAAGGAGATGGATCTGTTTAGCCAGTTGAAACACATGCAGCATCTGTCGCGCAACGGTCCACACCGATCAACACCGTACACCGCGTCCGAGTCCGAGATGGCCGGTGTCAGAAGATCGCTAGCAACAGTGCTGCAGGTGTTGCTGCCGTACGGCCGACTACAGCAACGTCCACATCTGTCAGCCGTGGATCAAGACCCGTTCGACGAGGAAGAACTGCTCGGTGAACCACTGATACCCGATCGACCCAATTCGGCGAACTATCTGCTTCATGGCAAGCTGGTCCAGATTGGCCCAAGGCAGCGTACAACCGCATTCGGAAGCCCGACTACCGAGCCTGAAAGTCGCAGTGAAGGAACGGCAGATGAAACGTTTGGAACCGTTGGCCAGAAGCGTGCGGCGGCCCTTCGTTCGACGATGGCTCGCCGATCACACATTATGCCTGCAGTTTCGGGTGGCGGTGGAGGAGGCGGCGGAGGAGGCGGAGGTGGAGGTGGAGGAGGGATGGATGATGGCAGCTTTATGCCTTCCATCAGTGTTG GTGCGCTAACAAACTTGGGCGATTTCTTCCAAAATCTCAAGCAAAACCTGGAATCGCTAGAGTCGAAAAATCTGAACAACGATCAGGTGAAGCTGCTCGAGGGACAAAACATGATCAGCAATCTGCGCAAAg AGTTTGTCGAGGAGTATCCCAAGCCGGCGGGCAGTGCCGCTTTCCTACACGCCATCCGGAACTATCGGCCCTCGCACCGGATTCGGGCACTGGTGTCTACCGTGCCGGAGCTTTACCGTGGTACGAACTTTCACGATCCCGTCTACATGCTTGCCGGACTCGGAAAATGA